A window from Mus caroli chromosome 2, CAROLI_EIJ_v1.1, whole genome shotgun sequence encodes these proteins:
- the St6galnac4 gene encoding alpha-N-acetyl-neuraminyl-2,3-beta-galactosyl-1,3-N-acetyl-galactosaminide alpha-2,6-sialyltransferase isoform X1, whose product MDGSDVLLAPGFLCLPPTGWMTLSRERLLFASPSPSAQWELVWQVSLISWDQLPAFLIPSTGDSSLQTAKSRDSMKAPGRLLLLTLCILTLSAVCVFLCCWACLPLCLATCMDRHLPAAPRSTVPGPLHFSGYSSVPDGKPLIRELCHSCAVVSSSGQMLGSGLGAQIDGAECVLRMNQAPTVGFEEDVGQRSTLRVISHTSVPLLLRNYSHYFQHARDTLYVVWGQGRHMDRMLGGRTYRTLLQLTRMYPGLQVYTFTERMMAYCDQIFQDETGKNRRQSGSFLSTGWFTMILALELCEEIVVYGMVSDSYCSEKSPRSVPYHYFEKGRLDECQMYRLHEQAPRSAHRFITEKAVFSRWAKKRPIVFAHPSWRAK is encoded by the exons ATGGATGGGAGCGATGTTCTTCTGGCTCCTGGCTTTCTTTGCCTGCCTCCGACCGGATGGATGACCTTGAGCCGAGAGCgcctcctctttgcctctccttccccatctgCACAATGGGAATTGGTTTGGCAAG tttctctcataTCCTGGGACCAGCTTCCAGCCTTTCTCATCCCAAGCACTGGAGACAGCAGCCTCCAGACTGCTAAGAGCAGAGACAGCATGAAGGCCCCG GGCCGCCTTCTGCTCCTCACACTATGCATCTTGACACTCTCTGCTGTCTGTGTCTTCCTGTGCTGCTGGGCCTGCCTGCCGCTCTGCCTGGCAACCTGCATGGACCGCCACCTCCCTGCGGCCCCCCGATCCACTGTGCCAGGGCCCCTGCACTTCAGTGGCTACAGCAGCGTGCCAGACGGGAAG CCTCTTATCCGAGAACTGTGCCACAGCTGTGCGGTGGTGTCCAGCTCTGGCCAGATGCTGGGTTCAGGCCTGGGTGCCCAGATCGATGGTGCAGAGTGCGTGCTACGCATGAACCAGGCACCCACCGTGGGCTTTGAGGAGGATGTGGGCCAGCGCAGCACTCTGCGCGTGATCTCGCACACAAGTGTGCCATTGCTTCTGCGCAACTACTCGCACTATTTCCAGCATGCCCGAGACACGCTCTATGTGGTGTGGGGCCAGGGCAGGCACATGGACAGGATGCTGGGCGGCCGCACCTACCGCACGTTGCTGCAGCTCACCAGGATGTATCCAGGCCTGCAAGTGTACACCTTCACTGAACGCATGATGGCCTACTGCGACCAGATCTTCCAAGATGAGACAGGCAAGAACCG GAGACAATCAGGCTCCTTCCTCAGCACTGGTTGGTTCACCATGATTCTGGCCCTGGAGCTGTGCGAGGAGATCGTGGTCTACGGGATGGTCAGCGATAGTTACTGCAG CGAGAAGAGTCCCCGCTCTGTGCCCTACCACTACTTTGAGAAGGGCCGGCTAGATGAGTGTCAGATGTACCGTTTGCACGAGCAGGCTCCAAGGAGCGCCCATCGTTTCATTACCGAGAAGGCTGTGTTCTCCCGCTGGGCCAAGAAGCGACCCATCGTGTTCGCCCACCCGTCCTGGAGGGCCAAGTAG
- the St6galnac4 gene encoding alpha-N-acetyl-neuraminyl-2,3-beta-galactosyl-1,3-N-acetyl-galactosaminide alpha-2,6-sialyltransferase isoform X3 has product MLGSGLGAQIDGAECVLRMNQAPTVGFEEDVGQRSTLRVISHTSVPLLLRNYSHYFQHARDTLYVVWGQGRHMDRMLGGRTYRTLLQLTRMYPGLQVYTFTERMMAYCDQIFQDETGKNRRQSGSFLSTGWFTMILALELCEEIVVYGMVSDSYCSEKSPRSVPYHYFEKGRLDECQMYRLHEQAPRSAHRFITEKAVFSRWAKKRPIVFAHPSWRAK; this is encoded by the exons ATGCTGGGTTCAGGCCTGGGTGCCCAGATCGATGGTGCAGAGTGCGTGCTACGCATGAACCAGGCACCCACCGTGGGCTTTGAGGAGGATGTGGGCCAGCGCAGCACTCTGCGCGTGATCTCGCACACAAGTGTGCCATTGCTTCTGCGCAACTACTCGCACTATTTCCAGCATGCCCGAGACACGCTCTATGTGGTGTGGGGCCAGGGCAGGCACATGGACAGGATGCTGGGCGGCCGCACCTACCGCACGTTGCTGCAGCTCACCAGGATGTATCCAGGCCTGCAAGTGTACACCTTCACTGAACGCATGATGGCCTACTGCGACCAGATCTTCCAAGATGAGACAGGCAAGAACCG GAGACAATCAGGCTCCTTCCTCAGCACTGGTTGGTTCACCATGATTCTGGCCCTGGAGCTGTGCGAGGAGATCGTGGTCTACGGGATGGTCAGCGATAGTTACTGCAG CGAGAAGAGTCCCCGCTCTGTGCCCTACCACTACTTTGAGAAGGGCCGGCTAGATGAGTGTCAGATGTACCGTTTGCACGAGCAGGCTCCAAGGAGCGCCCATCGTTTCATTACCGAGAAGGCTGTGTTCTCCCGCTGGGCCAAGAAGCGACCCATCGTGTTCGCCCACCCGTCCTGGAGGGCCAAGTAG
- the St6galnac4 gene encoding alpha-N-acetyl-neuraminyl-2,3-beta-galactosyl-1,3-N-acetyl-galactosaminide alpha-2,6-sialyltransferase isoform X2 — protein sequence MKAPGRLLLLTLCILTLSAVCVFLCCWACLPLCLATCMDRHLPAAPRSTVPGPLHFSGYSSVPDGKPLIRELCHSCAVVSSSGQMLGSGLGAQIDGAECVLRMNQAPTVGFEEDVGQRSTLRVISHTSVPLLLRNYSHYFQHARDTLYVVWGQGRHMDRMLGGRTYRTLLQLTRMYPGLQVYTFTERMMAYCDQIFQDETGKNRRQSGSFLSTGWFTMILALELCEEIVVYGMVSDSYCSEKSPRSVPYHYFEKGRLDECQMYRLHEQAPRSAHRFITEKAVFSRWAKKRPIVFAHPSWRAK from the exons ATGAAGGCCCCG GGCCGCCTTCTGCTCCTCACACTATGCATCTTGACACTCTCTGCTGTCTGTGTCTTCCTGTGCTGCTGGGCCTGCCTGCCGCTCTGCCTGGCAACCTGCATGGACCGCCACCTCCCTGCGGCCCCCCGATCCACTGTGCCAGGGCCCCTGCACTTCAGTGGCTACAGCAGCGTGCCAGACGGGAAG CCTCTTATCCGAGAACTGTGCCACAGCTGTGCGGTGGTGTCCAGCTCTGGCCAGATGCTGGGTTCAGGCCTGGGTGCCCAGATCGATGGTGCAGAGTGCGTGCTACGCATGAACCAGGCACCCACCGTGGGCTTTGAGGAGGATGTGGGCCAGCGCAGCACTCTGCGCGTGATCTCGCACACAAGTGTGCCATTGCTTCTGCGCAACTACTCGCACTATTTCCAGCATGCCCGAGACACGCTCTATGTGGTGTGGGGCCAGGGCAGGCACATGGACAGGATGCTGGGCGGCCGCACCTACCGCACGTTGCTGCAGCTCACCAGGATGTATCCAGGCCTGCAAGTGTACACCTTCACTGAACGCATGATGGCCTACTGCGACCAGATCTTCCAAGATGAGACAGGCAAGAACCG GAGACAATCAGGCTCCTTCCTCAGCACTGGTTGGTTCACCATGATTCTGGCCCTGGAGCTGTGCGAGGAGATCGTGGTCTACGGGATGGTCAGCGATAGTTACTGCAG CGAGAAGAGTCCCCGCTCTGTGCCCTACCACTACTTTGAGAAGGGCCGGCTAGATGAGTGTCAGATGTACCGTTTGCACGAGCAGGCTCCAAGGAGCGCCCATCGTTTCATTACCGAGAAGGCTGTGTTCTCCCGCTGGGCCAAGAAGCGACCCATCGTGTTCGCCCACCCGTCCTGGAGGGCCAAGTAG
- the Pip5kl1 gene encoding phosphatidylinositol 4-phosphate 5-kinase-like protein 1 isoform X2, with product MATPSLRSHEIPAHSQEAGNKSISSGSRRGLLWPLRARQSRVGLFEGFELGTLAGPAFARLRQSIGLTEEDYQATLGPGDPYLQFFSTSKSKASFFLTHDQRFFVKTQRRHEVQVLLAHLPRYVEHLQQYPHSLLARLLGIYSLRVAQGKKKYFIIMQCIFYPTSRISERYDIKGCNVSRWVDPAPEGSPLVLVLKDLNFQEKTMRLGAQRSWFLRQMELDTAFLREVNVLDYSLLVAIQFLHEDEKGDHHSVFSTFKSIQGASTSKGTGDQNCRILPDLPNALHILDGPDQRYFLGLVDLTTVYGFRKRLEHLWKMVRYPGQSVSTVSPAHYARRLCRWAEVHTE from the exons ATGGCCACACCAAGCCTTAGGTCCCACGAG ATCCCGGCCCACTCCCAGGAGGCTGGAAACAAGTCCATTTCCTCAGGGAGCCGCCGAGGCCTTCTTTGGCCCCTCCGAGCCAGGCAGTCTAGAGTTGGCCTGTTTGAG GGCTTCGAGCTGGGCACCTTGGCTGGCCCGGCTTTTGCACGGCTGAGGCAATCCATTGGCCTGACTGAAGAGGACTACCAGGCTACTCTTGGCCCTGGTGATCCCTACCTTCAATTCTTCAGCACCTCCAAAAGCAAGGCCAGCTTCTTCCTGAC CCACGACCAGCGCTTCTTTGTGAAGACCCAACGGCGCCACGAAGTGCAGGTGCTGCTTGCCCACCTGCCCCGCTACGTGGAGCACCTGCAGCAGTACCCACACTCCCTGCTGGCACGGTTGCTGG GCATATACAGTCTGCGGGTAGCTCAGGGGAAAAAG AAGTACTTCATCATCATGCAGTGCATCTTCTACCCTACCAGCCGCATCTCTGAGAG GTATGACATCAAGGGCTGCAACGTAAGCCGCTGGGTAGATCCAGCTCCTGAGGGCAGCCCCCTTGTCTTGGTGCTGAAGGACCTCAACTTTCAAGAAAAGACCATGAGATTGG GAGCCCAGCGGAGCTGGTTCCTCCGGCAGATGGAGCTAGACACCGCCTTCCTGCGGGAGGTGAATGTACTGGATTACAGCCTCCTGGTGGCCATCCAGTTTCTCCACGAAGATGAGAAGGGCGATCACCACTCCGTCTTCAGCACCTTCAA GTCCATACAAGGTGCGTCGACGTCGAAGGGAACGGGGGACCAGAACTGCCGGATACTGCCCGACCTTCCCAATGCCCTCCATATCTTGGACGGGCCAGACCAACGCTATTTTCTGGGCTTAGTGGATTTGACTACCGTGTATGGGTTTCGCAAACGGCTGGAACATCTGTGGAAGATGGTACGCTATCCAGGGCAGAGCGTCTCCACTGTCAGCCCGGCTCACTATGCCCGTCGCCTCTGTCGGTGGGCAGAGGTGCACACAGAGTGA
- the Pip5kl1 gene encoding phosphatidylinositol 4-phosphate 5-kinase-like protein 1 isoform X1, protein MATPSLRSHEIPAHSQEAGNKSISSGSRRGLLWPLRARQSRVGLFEVGPGHELHRMTRMMQEGLWAATQVSKNNPPMGPTTQKDYLEVMTQVHEEGFELGTLAGPAFARLRQSIGLTEEDYQATLGPGDPYLQFFSTSKSKASFFLTHDQRFFVKTQRRHEVQVLLAHLPRYVEHLQQYPHSLLARLLGIYSLRVAQGKKKYFIIMQCIFYPTSRISERYDIKGCNVSRWVDPAPEGSPLVLVLKDLNFQEKTMRLGAQRSWFLRQMELDTAFLREVNVLDYSLLVAIQFLHEDEKGDHHSVFSTFKSIQGASTSKGTGDQNCRILPDLPNALHILDGPDQRYFLGLVDLTTVYGFRKRLEHLWKMVRYPGQSVSTVSPAHYARRLCRWAEVHTE, encoded by the exons ATGGCCACACCAAGCCTTAGGTCCCACGAG ATCCCGGCCCACTCCCAGGAGGCTGGAAACAAGTCCATTTCCTCAGGGAGCCGCCGAGGCCTTCTTTGGCCCCTCCGAGCCAGGCAGTCTAGAGTTGGCCTGTTTGAGGTCGGTCCAGGACATGAACTGCATAGAATGACACGAATGATGCAGGAAGGGCTGTGGGCTGCCACCCAGGTCTCCAAGAACAACCCACCCATG GGACCTACTACCCAGAAGGATTACCTGGAAGTCATGACCCAAGTTCACGAAGAG GGCTTCGAGCTGGGCACCTTGGCTGGCCCGGCTTTTGCACGGCTGAGGCAATCCATTGGCCTGACTGAAGAGGACTACCAGGCTACTCTTGGCCCTGGTGATCCCTACCTTCAATTCTTCAGCACCTCCAAAAGCAAGGCCAGCTTCTTCCTGAC CCACGACCAGCGCTTCTTTGTGAAGACCCAACGGCGCCACGAAGTGCAGGTGCTGCTTGCCCACCTGCCCCGCTACGTGGAGCACCTGCAGCAGTACCCACACTCCCTGCTGGCACGGTTGCTGG GCATATACAGTCTGCGGGTAGCTCAGGGGAAAAAG AAGTACTTCATCATCATGCAGTGCATCTTCTACCCTACCAGCCGCATCTCTGAGAG GTATGACATCAAGGGCTGCAACGTAAGCCGCTGGGTAGATCCAGCTCCTGAGGGCAGCCCCCTTGTCTTGGTGCTGAAGGACCTCAACTTTCAAGAAAAGACCATGAGATTGG GAGCCCAGCGGAGCTGGTTCCTCCGGCAGATGGAGCTAGACACCGCCTTCCTGCGGGAGGTGAATGTACTGGATTACAGCCTCCTGGTGGCCATCCAGTTTCTCCACGAAGATGAGAAGGGCGATCACCACTCCGTCTTCAGCACCTTCAA GTCCATACAAGGTGCGTCGACGTCGAAGGGAACGGGGGACCAGAACTGCCGGATACTGCCCGACCTTCCCAATGCCCTCCATATCTTGGACGGGCCAGACCAACGCTATTTTCTGGGCTTAGTGGATTTGACTACCGTGTATGGGTTTCGCAAACGGCTGGAACATCTGTGGAAGATGGTACGCTATCCAGGGCAGAGCGTCTCCACTGTCAGCCCGGCTCACTATGCCCGTCGCCTCTGTCGGTGGGCAGAGGTGCACACAGAGTGA